The Glycine soja cultivar W05 chromosome 8, ASM419377v2, whole genome shotgun sequence genome has a window encoding:
- the LOC114423982 gene encoding uncharacterized protein LOC114423982 — protein sequence MFAKYIWCCIYKHFPSVDSALAAAKDYDERGPSACRWTSDTALLVLTYRRRLDQLIPNVVCWIPYGDHRSFREFEVISLFSDHLRWGPLTVIHRSETVVRQFGYIQTISPHPIAPSVSIEEMNDRWMQFSDYIVHVGKISVVSGQCSPDYMDWFHMILHPFMSLVQPGNFPRILSVQQYDTFVEPYVHQQPRAAAAPDGEDVDVYNLGHAMDDYVAIANKLERLLNLRILTKGKETYTVAEECLSITRSCISQPTVGHRSRRRWRADGH from the exons ATGTTTGCAAAATATATTTGGTGTTGTATCTACAAGCATTTCCCATCCGTTGATTCCGCCCTAGCTGCTGCCAAGGATTATGACGAGAGGGGACCAAGTGCATGTCGATGGACCTCTGACACGGCACTGCTTGTGTTGACGTATCGCAGGCGTCTGGATCAATTGATCCCTAACGTAGTGTGTTGGATTCCATATGGTGATCATCGTTCATTTAGAGAATTTGAGGTCATCTCATTATTTTCTGACCATCTCAGATGGGGTCCCTTGACGGTCATTCATCGATCGGAGACAGTTGTACGACAGTTTGGATACATCCAGACTATTTCACCACATCCTATTGCGCCTTCAGTCTCTATTGAAGAAATGAATGATAGATGGATGCAGTTCAGTGACTACATTGTACATGTAGGGAAAATCAGTGTAGTGTCTGGCCAGTGTTCGCCAGATTACATGGATTGGTTCCATATGATTTTGCACCCATTCATGAGTCTGGTACAGCCAGGGAATTTTCCTAGAATTCTGTCGGTTCAACAATATGACACATTTGTTGAACCATATGTGCATCAGCAACCGAGGGCAGCAGCGGCACCTGATGGAGAAGACGTTGATGTATATAATCTTGGACATgcaatg GATGATTATGTAGCAATTGCTAATAAGTTGGAGAGGCTTTTGAACCTGAGGATCCTGACCAAAGGAAAAGAAACCTATACTGTTGCCGAAGAATGTTTAAGCATCACAAGAAGCTGCATTAGCCAACCAACTGTAGGTCACAGATCAAGGCGTAGATGGCGTGCGGATGGtcattga